The DNA segment CTTTAACTTTAATAAACATTAGCATCAGCTAAGTTGtaagaaaagaaagataaaCACTACCTTTCTCCCTTGCCAGTTTTTTGTATCAATCACGAACAGATTTGATTGGTGTGGTGTGGTGTGGTGAATATAAAGCTATGTCAAAAGAGACTTTTATTTTAGAAACAACAAAATTAGTGGACTTCTCATTGTGATGTAGAAACAAAAAAACGAAAATAGACACAATTATAGGTGCTTAAAGGCTTGTAGAGAAAAAAAACGAAAGAAATAGATGATTAAAGGCTTCCCGAACATTAAGGCTTTTTCTCCCAAAAGAAGTAAAGTATTagacaatatatattatacacaAATTTGGAAATTGACCTCTCCACtcaaaaaactatataattacaaaataaattatattaattcaaaGCAATGGTTTATTAGTTGGAATATTTGAGTACAGAACATCGGTTAGGCTAAACGACCGATACATCCTAAtcctattttaatttttcaacgTTTGTAATAGCTATCGATATTTACTCGAGcatacatctttttttttttacttttgtacgCTTTGTTATATGGTTTGGAAATCTCTCCACTGTTTACTTTGAACATTGTTAGAGAACTTGATTTTTGGCATTCGTAATTGTCCTACATCTTTGTAGACACCGTTGTATAACTACTCTCCATTTTATTAACTACCAACCCAACCATATAATCCTACTTAGTCACTAACTATAAGCTAACTTTACAAACAATTTTACCcccttttctttattttcaatacaaatttagtGTTTCAACACCTTTATTACAAATTTAGTGTTTCAACACCTTTATTGTAAGGAATTTAGCTTACTTGGTTTGATTTCGTTAGCTAAACTATTATATTGGTAGCTATGAACCACAGTTTCACAGAAATTGCGCCCACCGGATTTGTGGAACAGAAATTGTAGTAATGTAgacaattttgttttattacacTTCCTCTTAAAACATGAATCATATATAGCTTTGGCTTATTCTGTTGAAAAACTCCATTAATTCGTTGATCAAATACTGTATCGGGAAGCTAACATTATCTCATTAACTCAGTAGAACATGAGTTGTCTCATGAATAAGATAGCCAAGCAGAAATGGCAATGTCACTGATTACAAAAGTCTACTACCTTAGTTAACTGTATAATCACTCATATTTGAGTTACTgagatatgaaaaaaaaacaaaagagaggaAACCGAGACAAAGATAATTTTTCTATTAATTTGCCACAAAGCTTATGAATTTTGTGTTGTCTTAGTAAATCAATAATTTAAAGTAGCAATTCtttctcttaaaaaaaaactaaaagataaCTCATACATTTCGTATTAAAAATAATCTAATAgctttcaaaatttataagacaGATACATATAAAGAAAGACATGTAAAACTTGAGATTATACCCAAAGTGAAGAAATGTAATATAGCTTTCAAAAAAAGAACACATGTAAAACTCAAAACTGATCGATAAGAAAATATAAGGGTTATATATTGGGCTTTTCTTAGGTGGTCTGCAAACACAGAACATTACACTAACCAAACAAGCTTTTAAGGGCTCAACAAATACAAAGGTAGCATGGGCCAAATTTCTAAATTTCTCAATGCATAGTTTTAAAACACGCCAAATTCAAGTGGGGAAAAACGagaaatattatgtttttttaatataagtcgttttagaattatccacacaaattaagaaaatcattaaattttttatactttttaaacaaaaacattattaattatttacctaaccacaaatcaaccaataataaaataaaaagtatattatCATTGATCATATAACATTAAGTATCGATAAATTTTACATACAAAACCGAAAATgtcatataatttaaaacataaatttttttctaaaatgaaatatattaaaaaacggaaggagtattaattttttttgtcacagaaagtaatattgattttgtttgttttttttttactaaacatAATTGTAAGTGGTCAACAATAGAGTTGACTCATTTTTGCTCCGACTGGTGATTATGttgaagaaaacaaattatgctgaaatatttttaaataatttaaaagtagAATCCTTGAGTACCTTGaaatattcaatatatttttgatttttcgtTTTCTTCTTTGGTTTGGAACTGAATTACAATTTCATTGGGAAAAAAACAATGTCCCTCTCAAAAGAACCAATTTCGTTTCTATCAAACTTGTTGTCTTCTTTCTTCATTTTTAGTTTGTAATTATGGACCATTCTCTTAatgataactttttttattatatctttCAATCATTATGAACGTGATAacattatttcaaaaaataatatggACCATTTGACTGTCTTCATTCAGCAGATGCAGCAAAGTGTAATAAATTCGAAAAGCATGCCTAAAAGATAAATCAAAATGAATCGAAAACACTTAAAAACGCCTTAATACGAACTAATAAGCGAAATCCTTTTCCCAAAAAGATTTTTGAAGTACACAACTGTTGATACAAAGTCTATACTACTTTTTTAAATTACAAGTAGTTTTATAAAACACTTACATTAAGAAAACTATTACTTTGAAAACTATCATTTAATATGCATTCAATCAATTATAAAAAGTCAACGTAACTTAATTGGTTACACATTTAGAAGTTTCTGTTTTGCCTATAGTGCAAGCCTTTTCTGAGTTTCTCTAATTTTTATTCCATTACGTTTTTCTCATTTTGGAGTTGTGGTTTCTTCTACCTAATAAaactagttttaaaaaatttggttaTACATATTCAATAAATGTAAAAGCTACATtgaacatttttaaatatttatatttaaaaataaaaaattataaaactactTATAAAACAAAGTGAGTATGATTTATAATTTCCAAACAATAGAAACTGTTCAGTAAGATTAATCAGGTGATatgaatcaactgatttgactATTATAATATTTGTTATCTCTTGTATTTAGGCCACTATACTGTTAATTTCTTTCAAGCAAATATACTAAACATATAGTCTTTCACTCTTTTGAAAGTTTTACTCTAGCGAATCCTTTTAAGTTCCCTTTACATGATAAAGCCTCAGAAAACATGAAACACAAGTAAACCAGCTTTACTCTAAATCCCAAAACCACACAAAAGTTGAAtgctaaaataaataaacagctAAAAGAACATATTAAATAATACTTTGTCTAGTACCCTAAAAGATAGGCTACCCATGTGGGTGCAGAAGATCAAGTAGCACATGAATGAAAAAGTTTATAATACTTACAATAATAAAAACAGATcataacaaaaatatgaaattttgggAATAGCCATTGATGAAGAGAACAGCTGTCAAAATGGGGAAGATATATCATATActattatatagatatatataaattgatGTATATCGAGAGAGAGACAGacaagaagaaagagatgagaGATGCTAAGGAAGAAGGGAACCAAACATAGAGCATAACAGGAGACAgatcattttaattttcactcTCTTCAGTGCATAATGGTCATTGTCCTAATTTTTCAGTTTCATTTATCtatcataaaaattatttatttctacaCATCCATTTTTATAAGACTGATGTCTCTCCATTAAAAGGATCCATCAATAATTTTACTTCTgctatttgatttgattcaatCTAGTACCCTTAAAAGGATCGCCCTATTACCTTGAGTCTTTGACCTATGCTTGTTTCATGAATACTAGTATCTTTTGTACTAAAACAATTAactaaagagaaaataaaaataaactctaTTGTTTGctccaaaaataataaaactcaGTATAAATGATAAAACTAGAATTATGAAGCCACAAACAAAATTCTATTATCACAAATACAACATTACAAACCCAATCTGAAAAGATTTCCAAATTAGACCATCGTATCAAACAGATTTAACACACACATtgagaggatgatgatgatccgAAAGATAAACCAAGAGGAGCGAGATTTGACATTTGGGTGATAAataaaagcaagaaaagaaaaaaaacaaagaaactcAAACAAAAGATGCAAATGGTAACAGTATCATCAGTTCTTGCCTTTGCCCTTTTGGTCTGAGTTTCTGCATCCATTTTCATAATAAAGCTGAAACTGGTGACTGTTGGGGTGGTGATTCTCTGCAGGCAGTGCACCGAACAAGAACTGTGGACCTCCACCACCTTCTGATGATGAAAACCTCTGCAGATTAGCGAGAAAAGACTGCTGCTGATGATGGTTTGATGAATTGGACTGAAGGGTCCCCCTGTTGAAACCACTGAACCCGGCGGTTCCGGCGGCGGAGGTGGTCGACGACATGTTGAAATCAAGATTGAACGCTCCACCGCCGTTGGATCCTGCCGGAGAAATCAGATGGTCGGGAACGAAGGAAAACTcttgaggatgatgatgatggtcgGAGAAAGGGTGAGCACTTGTTTGAATCGGGAAATGGGTTTGACCCGACCCGAGTATCAAACCCGAGGTTAAATACTCCATTTGAGCAGGCGATGAAGAAGTAGCCATCCATTGCCGGTTTACGTTAACCGGATCCGAACCGGAATTCAACAGATCGGTGAAGGAACCAGTGTGGTCTCTCTCCTTGGTCTCTTTGGCTGTTCTCTCTCTAGCTCTCTCCCTAGCTTTATCCCTTAGCTCCGATCTCGAAAGAGACAGACCAGAAGAGTTCTTGCTCGTGTCCGAATTGCTACTACAAGCCGATTTAGCCGCCGCAGCAGTTACTGTCTGGTTCTGGTTCTCGTCATCGGTCATCGGGAAATTCGTGTTGTTGAGGGAAGGAAGCTCGGAGATGGAATCTTCCGCGGCTTTGATTAGCCACTCGACGGCTTTGCTCGGCTGATCGAGACCTAACCGGTCTTGAAGGTCGTAGAACTGAAGAGCGGTTGAGACTGATAACCGGACACGCCGGTCACGTGGGCCTTTGGAAGTCCAGACTTTGCTGTGTCTATCTTTGCCACCCGAAGCTCGCGAAACCCTAATTATCCGGGAAGAGTTGTGATGCCACCTGCTTAACcggttgctgttgttgttgttatccaCCACGTCTCCATTGTTGTTAGTCTTCATCAGATCTCCAATTATAACATCATCTCCGGTTTTAGGAAACATCTCACCAATATTCTCATGCCTAAAAGCTTTTCCcccaaaacaatttaaaaatcgAGACTTTAGGGTTTTTTCTTGGGATTTAAAGaaggaattttttttggttttgtttacaCACTGTATTTTGTAAGCATTGatggtgaaaaaaaaaacactcagaGGAAAAAACAAaagccaaaacaaaacaatttaaaagttttgttttttttttttctttcttttaatttaGGGTTTTCGATATTTCACCATCAAAGTCAGTAGTAGATACAGCTTCGTTTAAGCTTGTCTGCAAGCTGTTGCAGAGTCATCAAAAGCGCTGTCTGAAATGATTTCAGCCCACGAGCCCTGCAATAAGAAGACGAAACAAAAACTAAGAAACTGTCTCATCATCATAAGAATTTTacctataaaaataaaatctctaTCATAAGAAcaaatctctacatatatatatcatatatctatgTGTTTAATTATGTTACATCCTTATCTACTTTTTAAAGAGAAGACTTTcatcatatatacataattaaGATATTAGCTATTCTGATTCGAAGATATGTTCTAGATCTGACAGGCAGgttaaataaaaagatgattttgaTTAAATAGGTTTAATGTTGATAATGCAAAAGATATTCAAAGAACAGCTACAAGGAAGATCAGAAGCTAATGATAAATTAGCTACTAAATTTCGATGAAACAGCAACTTTCGGCTGAAGCAATTATCAATGGAAACTTTAAAGAtaacaagacaaaaaaaaatacaggaGTCGAGTTCAATGATCTATTTAAAAGTTTGGTGTTTCGTACACAAATACTAATCAATTAAGCTGTTTCTTGGTTACCAACAAGaagataaattaaattaaattaaaaaaggaaatcaTTATTACTGTAGTGTTCTGGATTCTTTGCAGATCGTTGGACTCTAGATGAAACAGGTGTCAAGCTCTCTTGCTTGATTGTAAAAACAATATCATGTACACATAACGCTTCTTTCTAATTTGAATTTAGCTTTCCTGGTTTAGAAATTCTCATCAGGAAATCTGAATCATGGatctataattgtttttttttcagaatcaagactgaaaaataacaaaattaaagtTATTTATCTGATAAAGATTAAGTTCTTTTTGTTTGGGAAAGATCGAAACTTTGGTGAATAGTATAAGAGAATTTGAGACTTACAGAAACAGATGAGCTTTGAGCTGAGTTTAGTAGGTTGCGTGAAAGAGGACTAGGGTTTTAGGgattgtaagaaaaaaatagttttagaaataaaaatccgAGAAAATTGGAATTTCTTTGATGGTGATTTAAAGGAGTGATAATccgatggagagagagagaaatcaaTCTTGTATCTTTATTCCCATTTTTGCCCCTTATTAAATGACCTTTTCACTGGATTGCCACATTCATCATCTATAAAATATCTGAACTAAATTATAGTCCTTAGAATTAGTTCGTATttagaatttaaatttaatttaaatttaattttgattactttttgttaatttagatggatttaataatttattcaagATAACAAATTTTTTGTCTGGATTTGGCATTAAACAGAGACAACAACAGTTACATGCTATGGAGTTTTTCTTTTAGTGAAATTGAGAAAATAAAAAggtgaacaaaaacaaaattgagaaaataaatgtgatacaaaacaaaatcaattcaATGAGAGGTAAATAAACCATCGATGTGGGTAAATTATctgcaaataaaaagaaagtattaagaaaatattgaaAAGCTTAGAAAAATATGGTGTTTTTTAATATGGTGTTTTTCTAATAACTTTCACACATAATTTAACATTTTGGACCACACAGAATTTTGGTCTTTAACcactaaataacaaaaatacatGAGTGCAAGGACATTACGTTTAACGAAATAAATGTGATTTATTTGGTAATTTGTGTTGTTGGTGTTTGGGTGATCTCTTACCATCACGCATAATTAGTTTATACAACTTTATTGTAATTTGTTTAATATGATCGATTAGATTAACTTTTAAGAATattttgggtttgtggtttaatCATCTAAGTAAACTAAAGGATAAGACCATGCACCATAATATTCGTAGTAGATTGGCGTCGTAATCAGATTGTCGAATTCGAGATTGGTTGAGTGGTCATACATATCAAATAGTTTAACTGGAATGGTCACTTCCCGGAACATGTTTTATTAgttttcaatataataattattttaaataatacaatattagATGACTAAATATAATACGGAAAATGACAAAGTTATAAATTATCTATGTCATCATTTGCTAACTGTAAATTAAcaaagttttaagaaaattatgtattgtaatcacaaaatatagtaaaaactctataaattaataaagttgaaactttaataaaaaaaatttcagctACTTTgatcatttattattttatataattattagtttatatttattttttagatttatatattttgaagtaTGTTTCCATGTAAAAATAAGGAAATACTTAATTTACGGTATatttattgattaaattttacagaaacaaattttatgttattattattcGATTATTcaacatattaaaaatgtaatgtAATGTAGATGCATTTTTAGGTGTAAAATGACAAACTAAcaacaatatatttagaaaaaaatagaaaagtaaaAATAGATTTCAATGTGAAAAAACCAGATTATACAATACATTGTTTACATCTatataaactttaaatatattagttattatttatgtttaaagtgggactatatatttacacaacttaaaaaaaattattatcttatcgAATTATGTCATATTTAGCTCTTTCAACCTATGACtaaagaaatttattaatttatcatatttattaatatatcgAGTATTTATTTACTGAGTTTCTACCGAATTAGAGAATACATTAAACCGAATTTTGAATTTGGGTCTGATCAAAACTTACGTCAACATTTaagatataaaaattattttccttgTATTTGCAAAACTTAGTGATGATATTTAGCTTCAACATTATATTTATGCAAATAAACTTATAACATACTCCTTTTTGCAACATGCATATGTATTCATACACAGATAAGCAATCATAGTAGGGGGAATTTTATATACAGATATACTTAtaacctaaatttttttttttttttttgtcatctactTATAACCTAAATTATGATAATCACATTTAAGTAAATGCAAATCAGATGAGATAAGCAAGCATCAAAGTAtacacatataattaaaaaaaattcataaatattttaaatagaaatgACTAAATTACGGGAAAGGAGACGTATAGTATTTAAGGAATCTGAAAGCtattaaagtattttttttcttttaaaaaactttatatatttctttttcgaCTAAGCTAATCATATTGATCAAGAATACAGACCCATATTCGGCTATTCCCACATCACACCACTTTAGCTCATGGAATACTCACGTATACATTAACTAAAGAATAATTAAACGTTTGTTTGCACTCGCAATGtgaatcctactatataaaaagtattattttaaGAGTTTTTAAAGGGTGCCACATAAGCATAAATATTCTCCACCAATCATTTTATCATGTCATCACGAAATGGACCTCAAACACAAGATATCCAGCCCATAAGTAAATGTTTGTTGGCTTTAGTAGCCCAAACCTAATTCTAAGACTATTCCACCGTAACGAAAAGAAATGAATATAGTGCTGCTTAAAATATTCAACCAATCATATCAAACTACATTAttaaaaaccttttttttttgtcactgaaaACCTATATCTCTTGATTAAAACTTTTGGATTTCTCGATCTCTTTCACgacaacagaaaaaaaaaaacagctaaCATTTAATATTACTCATCAGCGATGATTTTAATGACGATCCTCTTTTAAAAAGCTCACAAAACCGTTTCTTTCACAATCTAATCAACAAACTAAAACCTCTCCCAAAAACCTCTGAAATCCAATCATAGCTTCAAAAGATATGTGCTACTTATTTCTTTCGGGGATATCTTAGTCATACGGATCCTTTTTCGGCcagtttaatatttagtttGATATTATTTAGTTACGACTGCGGGGGAATATAGAGAAGACTGAACCGCAGAGGAGCAGAGTGGAGACCAAACCGAGGAGCAAAGAAGAGATTGGACTTCATTGGAGTAGAGAGGAGACTGGACTGCGACCACCGAGGAGACGACCGTATATGAGACTGAACTACTACACCGCCTTGCGCCACAGGAGAAGAGAAGGCCAGCGAGGAGATGACGAGAGGAGAAAGCCAGCGAGAAGATGACTGGAGAAGAGACTACGCTTTACACCAGCGGAGAAGAAATAGGAGATGAGGATTGCAAAGGTGACGAAGAGATTGACAGATCGGAGaaagatgagaaaaaaaaaattaagagataAGACCGACAGATCTGGAGCGATATGAgatacagaaaaataaaatatcaaatgcAAAGCATTGTATTCATTAGATCAAACTTCTATCAACGGCTCAGATTATAAACTGAGCAATCCTCACCTTCCTATTACATTGGCTAATAACAATCCACCTTTCTTGcttcttccttcttttttttgtcgggACCTTTcttacttattttaaaaattatatatatatatatatatttgttatattttggaTTTATGGTTATGATTTAAtttcaataattaaaaattttaagtttacAGGTTaagtttatgattaatttaaagTTTGGGATTTTGGGAATATGGTTAATTTGGGTTTTGGGAATATGGTTTGGGGTTTAGGTGATAGGATTTGGGGTTTAAGACTAAAGGTCatggttttcaaaaaaattaagttcttaatttatgattaaaatgatcagatttaaatttttattagtgGTATAAAAGGAAGGATTTAACTTAAGATTTAAAGTAAGGATTTAACTTAAAGTAAAGATATGGGAGTTGATAAATAAAGTTTGTTGTCAAGTTTAGGGTTTGAGATTGATTGGAAAAACAGATTTATAAACTTATAACTTTTTATAATGAGTAGATCTTAGTTTCTTTTCTGTTTAGGGCTTATAGttaagatttaaattttttttattcaaggtttgtgtgtatatataataaatatattttgattttaaaatatagagtaaCATAAATCGCGACAACTAAAATCTCTACCTAATTCATAGCTAATTAGCTATAGAAAAACTACGAAATTCATTCGTCGCTATATAGCTACGGACCGCTACGATTTTGCTATAAATTTAGCTTAAACGTAAAATTATGTGTTCCGTCGCCATCTCTCACCGATTCTGTAGCTAATAAATTTGTTATGTGACTCGGCGTGGGATTGCAAGGATTTAAATGTTAAGTAACCTCATAATTGCTATCTAGAAATTTATGTGTTGCAAGGACCATTTATGTGTTGCAAATTTATGTTTTACAATCTTAATTGATCCTCAAATTTAGTTAAGGATTTAAACGTGGGATTGTAACACATAAACGGGTGATCCATGAAAGAATAAAACAGTTAAAAGATTATTTGAGgcattggaaaaaaaaacaacaaaggaTGAGGTTGAATCCATCTAAGCCTCTTCGAAAATCTTTTAACCTCTTTTCAGTACCAAAACAATTGAGATTATTGCTTACAAatcaaatctatatttttattatttgtagtCTAGCCAAACGCTATATCTCACAGCCTCACATAATTGATTTTATCATAGGTGTGTGATAAATGATTCTTTGTGATTCTGCCTCTTTGTTTGTTACTTACCATTCTCtgtatttttttcattcatttttttttaaatctcaagtatccttttaatttttttgttttatcatcagattatatgtttgctttttttaaagtaatacataaatattgaagaaaatattttgaatacattaTTCATAACCATTTTCATAAGAagaattcaaaaattaaaaagatgggCTACATAAAAGTTTACTAAAATTTATGCAACAAACtattctaaattaatttatttctgtaatatatatagttaaattaatcacaaaataaaaatactcaaatatatatttctaaaacaaattcaaacataTCATGTTACAAagtaatcaaaataaaattttaatcgtAAAGATGTAATCCGCGCGTAGAAACTAGTAACTTTTAATATGCGATAGTTAAGTATGATTTGTGGAGTTTAATAAAGTACTAGTAATTAAGTGttacgaaaataaaaattataaagtagTAATTAAGAATAAACGAAGCAAAAGGAGGAGCAAGTGGTTCACGACGGGGTCGAGAGCACGTGTCGCTGTCTTAACGGAGACTTGCTGACTTCTCGATCACTGTTTCCTTTACCACACCATTGCACGTGTCTGCTTCTTGGTCACCCAAATTTCTGCTTAATCTCTATTACATTTTcgagtttatttttcttttcggCTTCTGATGCTCCAATTCCTTTTTGATGAACTACATTCCTAATCTACACAACAAAAAGTTAATAAGGTATATACAACAAAGTTTTATAACTTAGAATTTGGTTTCTTCTTTGCTCGTTTGTATCAACCTTATTGACTACAAGTACAATATAAGGATTTAGTTTTCATTCATTATGTAATTTGTTAGGTGAATTAGCCGATgtacatattaaataaaaaactaagaAATTAACCATATGCATTATATTGCTATGGAAAAGTGATGTGAATTTTTGTTACTAGATTGGACAATATTGTTtttgtgtgtgagagagagagataaattTTCAAATGTATAATTGTTAAGAAACACATTATAGTGATCATAACCtcagtttttagattttggagactataaataatttattaagagTTTTAGTGAATTTTTTTCACAAACTTAGAGatctttatttataattaaaaaaaggcATTA comes from the Brassica rapa cultivar Chiifu-401-42 chromosome A01, CAAS_Brap_v3.01, whole genome shotgun sequence genome and includes:
- the LOC103856308 gene encoding transcription factor TCP2 translates to MFPKTGDDVIIGDLMKTNNNGDVVDNNNNSNRLSRWHHNSSRIIRVSRASGGKDRHSKVWTSKGPRDRRVRLSVSTALQFYDLQDRLGLDQPSKAVEWLIKAAEDSISELPSLNNTNFPMTDDENQNQTVTAAAAKSACSSNSDTSKNSSGLSLSRSELRDKARERARERTAKETKERDHTGSFTDLLNSGSDPVNVNRQWMATSSSPAQMEYLTSGLILGSGQTHFPIQTSAHPFSDHHHHPQEFSFVPDHLISPAGSNGGGAFNLDFNMSSTTSAAGTAGFSGFNRGTLQSNSSNHHQQQSFLANLQRFSSSEGGGGPQFLFGALPAENHHPNSHQFQLYYENGCRNSDQKGKGKN